The DNA segment GTAAGATGAAATTGTACAGTGCAGAGAACAGACTGCTTGAAGAGAAAACCATTGTCATGTTTATGAACTTATGAATGTTTATAGTACTGCTCTTCTCACCCTTTTAATTATGTTCTACTTGTAATAAAGcagcaaatgaaaagaaaaataagtGTGCCGATATATGGCAAATTTAACTGACTATAAACCATTTACCATACTTTTGAAAGTGAAGTATTATCTAACTTGATAAGGACTTTGACCTTTGATAGCAAAGTCTAAAGGATCAAATCGCATTCAATAAGAAAGTGAAGTGTGGTGTTTTTATTGCTGTTGTACCCAATTAAAGGACAAATGGATAAGGATAATCTtcaaattttttatcattatcattcCATCTAGAGGCTTAACATATagcattaattatataattaatgctTGACATGTGACATTAAAAACAGAGAAAAGATTTTGCAAGCCTCAGAAACTACTACAAAATCTAATGtccatctttttttatttttaacttcaCTCTATTTTTATTGCACAATATATTTCCAAAATGATACAACCACAACAAACCGGAAGGATCAGCTACTTTTCACGCTGGTGGCCCCTTTCGCTAATTAGTCTTCTCATCCGTAGTGTGTAGCCAATGTACATGGCATCTTCTATGTCAAAACTTCCTTAAAATCTGACATTATCCGAAGAAATGATGCAACTAAACAAAATGTCGTATCCGATTGTAATCTATGTACAGTATGAAGCAATCTAACATCTGTTGTTGTTTATGCTCCCCGTTCCTGATTCTGTCTCACTGTTCTCCGGACGTGGGAGTTCCGATACAAGTTGTTGCCATCCCTGTGCAGGGTGATCTCAGAATGAATGACCGAGTTCGGGAACCTTTGTTTGTGTCTTTCATCCCGATTGTGATGGTTCTTCTCTTCCGTCTCCATTTCCATCTTCTTCTCCTCCATCTCCTGCAACTTCTCCTTCTTCTCACCGACTCTCTCCGTTGGCGCAACGTACACGAAGGGACCAACGGGCACGTCATTCAAGCTCAGGAGTGGCTCCAAGCTCTCGACGACGCTCCTCATGTCAGGCCTCGACTTTGGAGTCTGGCTCAGGCATTTGTGAGCGATCGCGGCTGCCCTCTGAGCACCCTTGGTGGAATAGAGTCCGTCAAGGCTGGGATCCATGACGCGGCTTAGCTTGTCGGCGTTGTTCAGGTAAGGTCGCGCCCAGTCGACGAGGTTCTTTTGCCTGTTGGGGCGGTTCTTATCGACGCATCGTCTCCCTGTCAGCAGCTCCAGCAACACGACTCCGAAGCTGTAGACGTCGCTTTTGGCTGTAAGGTGGCCTGTGCAGGGGATCGATGGACTGTTACTCAACTATCAGCCACAGTAATCTTCTACCTGGAAACCACGAATCAGCTACGAGTTCTCACCGGTCAATACGTACTCCGGTGCCGCATAGCCATGCGTGCCCATCACACGCGTGGTGACATGCGTGTTGTCTCCTTGAGGTCCGTCCTTGGCAAGCCCGAAGTCCGAAAGCTTCGCCGTGTAATCCTGTGATTCCAAGTCAACGTCGTGCGATGAGGTAAGTTTGCATTGATGCGTGCAAAAAGACTTCTTGTTTTAACTCGTTCAAAGTCCAAGAAATTTACCGATTCGAGCAGTATGTTGGATGCTTTGAAATCGCGGTAGATCACCGGCTTCTCAGCCTCGTGAAGAAAGGCGAGCCCCTTGGCGGCGCCCACTGCAATCTTCAACCTCGTTGACCACGGCAATGAGGCAAGAAGGCCTGTGCAACATAAAGGAGATAAAGCTTAAACCTTCATACGATTTACACCTAAACTGTGTGTACATGTTGGATGAACAGAATGACAAAGTTGGCGACCAGATGAGAATGGAATGTAGTCTGATGTGATAGTCCAACCTTGCTTGAAAACAATGTGTTTTTGGCTTTCCTTAGTTTTACGTTTATGTAGTGGTTGTGAGCTGTCCACTTTGTCTTTGACATCCATAAAcacaaaaaagcaaaaaaaaaggttGATTTGACCTCACTCTCTGATCGATTCATATGATTGACCCAAAAGGAAAGTGGAACGATTCAATTCATAAGAAAGTTATGAAGAATCTCAATAATTCATCTTCTTAACCAAAAAACAAAGATAAAAAGATTGATGTTTTAGATCTAAAGAGGAAATTCCATGGATCATACAAATCAAATTAGACTTACTCTTGAAAATATGGCTTTCCAAGCTTCCTCCAGGCATAAACTCGTAGACGAGCATCCTGTGTTCATCTTCACAGCAGTATCCAACGAGTTTAACGAGGTTGGGGTGCCGCAGTTGCCCGAGGAAGATGACCTCCGCCTGGAATCACACACGCAGAGCAAGGGGATCAGGaaacagaggaatccaatccaagcTTCATTACCAAGGGTGATCGTGTTAGTACTCACCAGCCACTCTCTGTGGCCCTGCGATCCATCCAAGTCCAGGGACTTCACCGCCACATACTGCGCCTTGAGCCCCGGCCGCAGCTTCTCATCAATGTATCCCTTGTAGACAGGGCCAAATCCACCCGATCCAACGAAGTTCGTCATGGAGAAGTTCCTGGTGACAGCTTTCAGCTCCGCAATTGTGAACGCAAGCAGGTTGGATCCTGCCAGAGTCAACGACAGGTCCTCCGGGGAGAACGGTGCGCGGAAGGAGTCGCTTATGCCGGAATTCGAGCTGCTTCGGAGCTCCCTGCGCCTCGCTGAAGAGCTCTTCACACTCTTCCCCCAGCAGCTCATCAAGAAAGATATCCATGGACTCTTGGCCATCTTGGAGAAGGCTCGCAGCTGAGGAGAACCAAGAGGTAGAATcacagggaggaggaggaggaggagaggacatGGAAGCACGACtcagcaatctgatctcattcatatAGTGCTGCTGGTTTCCTGGAAATGACTCAAGTGTCCCTTGACTTGGACCAATGACACAGCAAATCTGTGGGAGATCCAAACCCAGGGAATGGTTGTGGTTTGAGGGGCATTCCCCACTTTTCTCTACCGAGACACGAGATAAGTATCATGTAAGCCTCTCCAGAAGCTGACACAGCACCTGCGAGGAACCTTCATTCGATTTCCTTTGATTTCGGGAAGTTAGTGGCccatcataaacaaagctttggtggCTTATTCTCGAGCATCCTCTTGCTAAGTCAGATCCTTTCGGTTGGTCCTCCTTTTCCATCAAAATGGTTGTCTTGGCAGCTGGTTCTCATCAACACACATGATTGGTAGTATATGTGTTTGAGCTCCCAACGATCTGCTTCGAACACAGACCACGCAGCAAGTTTACTTCCATTTTTGTACCCCTACAGAGAAGCATTGCAGGATGCACGTCGGTAAGTTCTGCCGTTTGGTGGATACCCATATCGACTGGTTTCTCTTAAAGAATGAAAGTAGTGTCTGCTTAAGGCCAATTGTTTGCCGGAGTACGTCATCTAACTCTCTCTAGAGTGATCATTTATAATGGCCAATGTCAGAcagaaataagagagagagagagagagagagagaaatcagaTGACTTAGAAGATTCAAGTCTCTTCATTTATTGATTAATGAACGAAGGTCTACTTTCTTTCTTGCAGGAGATGAAAGCCTTGACTTGCCATGATTCCAGAAGCATCACTGTTTTTTGTTCCTTTGCGTTGCacctttgtgttgtggttgatgacgATGAATTAGTAGGGAATATTTTTGACTAGTATTCCATAATAAAGTCTTATTTATGCAAGTAGGATATTTTGGATCGTCACCTCAGCCTCAAGGAAGTATTCACGCTTATTCACACTAAGGAAATATCATTCTTAAATGCCACATCTAAATTGATCGAAAATATGAGATGCATGAATATAATATATTACATGATGTGAGTTGGTGGTGgtgtgtctcttctgcaacattcTTTGAATGATCCTCTCGATCAAACGGATGAGATTGTCTTCGAGAAACATGTGGCGCACAGCAGCACAACTCCGACACTCGTTTCGTGGGTACGTAATGAGTCCATCGTGCTCATCTGTCTCGTAAAAGTTGGATCGTCCCGAAGGAACGCAAACACAGCGACGTCAAATGTTTGATGATTCACTGTGAATCGACAGCATCAAATTGGGAATAGGTGGGCTGTCCTTTCAGCAACGTTAGTTGAGGCTTCTTTCTCTTAATTATTTCTTGAGATCGCCGGAAAAGGATGCGTGCATTAAAATACAATCATGCATTGGTTTAGGTTCAGGTCACCTTTCTATGCAAACACAAAGAAAGAGAATGTTGATTGCAAAGTTCAACCAAACATATTGTggtttgatttttcttttcaaaaataaaattatttactcGTAAGTTTGAGTGCAAAGCATCTCATCTTATCCTAAAAGCTTACATAAAtcaatatcaaaatcttactttttGAAAGACATTATTACAAAGTATCTCTATTATCGTCTCCTATTCATAATAATTGCGAATAAGTCATCCTCTTTATTTTTTTAGAGATAGACATTTTAAATCGTAATACAATAAATTCAATAATATGGGTTTGAAATGAACCTAAATCAACATCATAATATTGTAGTAGATAAATGGAGACAAGTCAAGAcaacaaatatataatattttgatacatCTTATCCAtctctaataataattttataatagtcTTTGATAACTATTAGATAATTGATTCGAattt comes from the Musa acuminata AAA Group cultivar baxijiao chromosome BXJ2-8, Cavendish_Baxijiao_AAA, whole genome shotgun sequence genome and includes:
- the LOC135619717 gene encoding serine/threonine-protein kinase RIPK-like, which encodes MAKSPWISFLMSCWGKSVKSSSARRRELRSSSNSGISDSFRAPFSPEDLSLTLAGSNLLAFTIAELKAVTRNFSMTNFVGSGGFGPVYKGYIDEKLRPGLKAQYVAVKSLDLDGSQGHREWLAEVIFLGQLRHPNLVKLVGYCCEDEHRMLVYEFMPGGSLESHIFKSLLASLPWSTRLKIAVGAAKGLAFLHEAEKPVIYRDFKASNILLESDYTAKLSDFGLAKDGPQGDNTHVTTRVMGTHGYAAPEYVLTGHLTAKSDVYSFGVVLLELLTGRRCVDKNRPNRQKNLVDWARPYLNNADKLSRVMDPSLDGLYSTKGAQRAAAIAHKCLSQTPKSRPDMRSVVESLEPLLSLNDVPVGPFVYVAPTERVGEKKEKLQEMEEKKMEMETEEKNHHNRDERHKQRFPNSVIHSEITLHRDGNNLYRNSHVRRTVRQNQERGA